From a single Bryobacter aggregatus MPL3 genomic region:
- a CDS encoding MFS transporter codes for MRNFGRIWGPALALMLVSTISYVDRNAIAVLIPTIQQETGLTGREYGWIVAAFSYAYMLGNPLWGILLDRLGVRSGMTLAVAGWSLASALHALAGGLGSFAVLRTALGFCEGATFPGALRTVMQTLEPERRSRGIALSYSGGSLGAILTPFIVTPIALAFGWRMAFWVTGGAGLVWLCWWWLLCRRPDLAARPKIDSEGFGWKDPRVVAFVAAYAMGAVPLGFILYMAGMYLSQVFGLSQKALGGVLWIPPAGWECGYFFWGWWIDRQVKRGSSIEDACGKAFRIGLVFSLPLAFAPQIASLPLFLGELFLAMFVTGSFIVGGIAYATSAFGNRRAGLIAGLGAGSFSALTAMTAPLFGGFFDQKNYSYAFWVATAFPVAGYLLWVWLRDGYEFSSDRANTPR; via the coding sequence TTGCGGAATTTCGGAAGAATTTGGGGTCCGGCGCTGGCGCTGATGCTGGTGTCGACGATTAGCTATGTGGATCGAAACGCGATTGCGGTTTTGATTCCGACGATCCAGCAGGAAACGGGGCTCACGGGACGTGAGTATGGCTGGATTGTTGCGGCCTTTTCGTACGCCTATATGCTGGGCAATCCGCTTTGGGGCATCCTACTGGACCGCCTGGGCGTTCGCTCGGGAATGACGCTGGCGGTGGCGGGTTGGAGTCTGGCGAGCGCACTGCATGCTTTGGCGGGCGGTCTGGGTAGCTTTGCAGTGTTGCGGACGGCTCTGGGCTTTTGCGAAGGGGCGACTTTCCCGGGAGCGCTGCGGACGGTGATGCAGACCCTTGAGCCAGAGCGCCGCTCGCGCGGGATCGCGTTGAGTTATTCGGGCGGGTCCTTGGGTGCGATTCTGACGCCCTTCATTGTGACCCCGATTGCGTTGGCCTTTGGCTGGCGGATGGCGTTCTGGGTGACGGGCGGAGCCGGTTTGGTGTGGCTGTGCTGGTGGTGGCTTCTCTGCCGCCGGCCCGATCTGGCGGCGCGTCCCAAGATCGACAGCGAAGGCTTTGGGTGGAAGGATCCGCGCGTGGTCGCCTTTGTCGCAGCCTATGCAATGGGCGCGGTGCCGCTCGGCTTCATTCTCTATATGGCCGGAATGTATCTGTCGCAGGTCTTCGGGTTGAGCCAGAAGGCGTTGGGAGGTGTGTTGTGGATCCCGCCGGCGGGTTGGGAGTGTGGTTACTTCTTCTGGGGCTGGTGGATTGATCGTCAAGTGAAGCGTGGGTCCTCGATTGAAGATGCCTGTGGCAAGGCGTTTCGGATCGGTTTGGTGTTTAGCCTGCCCTTGGCTTTTGCGCCACAGATCGCTTCTTTGCCCTTGTTTCTCGGGGAACTGTTTCTGGCCATGTTTGTCACCGGCAGCTTTATTGTCGGGGGGATTGCCTATGCAACGAGCGCGTTTGGGAATCGCCGTGCGGGCCTGATTGCAGGTTTGGGCGCGGGGAGTTTTTCGGCCTTGACTGCCATGACTGCGCCGCTGTTTGGCGGCTTCTTTGATCAGAAGAACTACTCGTACGCGTTTTGGGTGGCGACGGCGTTTCCCGTCGCCGGGTATTTGCTGTGGGTATGGCTCAGAGACGGATATGAATTTTCTTCCGATAGAGCCAATACACCACGCTGA
- a CDS encoding DinB family protein, producing the protein MRYEFLLESYESERVKVVSAWSMFRDEDLSFRPHPRDPRGRSLHEQMVHQCVSEDVWFRTMLGIDVGAPPLPEEETRLAFMRQYAEDSAKRLAALREKEEAWWEEEATFFDVQRSRAWVMTRRMTHTAHHRGQQLAMLRMLGREEYSNYGPSADTGGLMQSHAPTIYPYDSLEALLDGEAAGGKKVGLPGPGSQPVTERPGR; encoded by the coding sequence ATGAGATACGAGTTTTTGCTTGAGAGCTACGAATCGGAGCGGGTGAAAGTCGTCAGTGCGTGGAGCATGTTTCGCGATGAGGACTTATCCTTTCGTCCGCACCCGCGGGATCCTCGCGGTCGCAGTTTGCACGAGCAGATGGTGCACCAGTGCGTGAGTGAGGACGTCTGGTTTCGGACGATGCTGGGGATTGACGTGGGGGCGCCGCCCTTGCCGGAGGAAGAGACGCGGCTGGCCTTCATGCGCCAGTATGCGGAGGATAGCGCCAAGCGTTTGGCAGCTCTTCGCGAAAAGGAGGAAGCGTGGTGGGAGGAGGAGGCGACCTTCTTCGATGTACAGCGCTCACGAGCCTGGGTCATGACGCGACGGATGACGCACACGGCCCATCACCGGGGCCAGCAACTGGCGATGCTGCGGATGCTGGGCCGGGAAGAGTACAGTAACTATGGCCCGAGCGCCGATACAGGCGGCCTGATGCAGAGTCATGCGCCGACGATTTACCCCTATGACAGTTTGGAGGCGCTGCTGGACGGCGAGGCGGCTGGCGGAAAGAAGGTCGGTCTTCCCGGGCCTGGGAGTCAACCCGTGACCGAGCGGCCGGGCCGCTGA
- a CDS encoding acyltransferase family protein, protein MSQRLQSLDVFRGLTIATMILVNNPGPSFSVYAPLLHAHWHGWTPTDMVFPFFLWISGVAMTLSFARRRTEGSDKTRLLLHTARRAGLIFLIGFLFNLVPKFDFAHVRIPGVLQRIAVCYFFATLIYLYTSRRGQILAILALFGVYTATMLYLPYPGAGSDPWSIDSNAARYIDGLLLKDHMWATSKVWDPEGILSTLPAIATVLCGILAANYLVSGALLTIAGLLLGTVLPINKSLWTPSFVLLMAGLASLIFGALHWWIDEKGNRRGWSFFQIYGGNAIVSFVLSGVLGRILALTSIDGMPSSKWILTNVFLPIASPANASLLYAISNVLVIFSVVYWLYRKKIHIRL, encoded by the coding sequence ATGTCCCAGCGCCTCCAGTCCCTCGACGTCTTCCGTGGCCTCACCATCGCCACCATGATTCTGGTGAACAACCCCGGCCCCAGCTTCAGTGTTTACGCGCCTCTGCTACATGCCCATTGGCATGGCTGGACGCCCACCGATATGGTCTTCCCTTTCTTCCTCTGGATCTCGGGCGTCGCGATGACTCTCTCCTTCGCCCGCCGCCGCACAGAAGGATCGGATAAGACCAGGCTTCTGCTCCATACTGCCCGCCGCGCTGGCCTCATCTTCCTGATCGGCTTCCTGTTCAACCTTGTTCCGAAATTCGACTTCGCCCACGTCCGCATCCCCGGCGTCTTGCAGCGCATCGCCGTCTGTTACTTCTTTGCGACGCTGATCTATCTCTACACTTCTCGCCGCGGACAGATCCTCGCGATCCTGGCGCTGTTCGGGGTCTACACCGCAACGATGCTCTACCTGCCCTATCCCGGCGCAGGCAGCGATCCCTGGAGCATCGACTCGAATGCCGCCCGCTATATTGACGGCCTGCTTCTCAAGGACCACATGTGGGCGACCTCGAAGGTCTGGGATCCCGAGGGAATCCTCTCGACGCTCCCGGCCATCGCCACGGTTCTCTGTGGCATCCTCGCGGCCAATTATCTGGTCAGCGGCGCGCTGCTCACCATCGCCGGGCTGCTGCTCGGCACGGTCTTACCGATCAACAAAAGCCTCTGGACTCCCAGCTTTGTCTTACTGATGGCCGGTCTCGCCTCGCTGATCTTCGGCGCGCTGCACTGGTGGATTGATGAAAAGGGAAATCGTCGCGGCTGGAGCTTCTTCCAGATCTACGGCGGCAACGCGATCGTCTCCTTCGTACTCTCGGGCGTCCTTGGCCGCATCCTCGCGCTCACCTCGATCGATGGGATGCCCAGCTCAAAATGGATTCTGACGAATGTCTTCCTGCCGATCGCCAGCCCGGCAAACGCCTCACTGCTCTACGCGATCTCGAATGTCCTGGTGATCTTCAGCGTGGTGTATTGGCTCTATCGGAAGAAAATTCATATCCGTCTCTGA
- a CDS encoding DUF6036 family nucleotidyltransferase: MQLTEPWVSGLAEFDRQLSMPISLTCMGGFAMTIGYGMPRATVDIDACSLAPLDQSKEVDELAGRGSPLHRKYGIYIQQVNIVSPPCDHTERLIPIEAPTLQKLKLFVLEAHDLALSKLERNSQTDREDVRYLVERGLLDSHTLQLRYYEEQRSYLIGDLRRFDRAFDFWLQLYWPEEFPS, translated from the coding sequence ATGCAGCTCACTGAGCCCTGGGTCAGCGGTCTCGCAGAATTCGACCGTCAGCTCTCCATGCCCATCAGCCTCACCTGCATGGGCGGTTTTGCCATGACCATCGGCTATGGCATGCCACGCGCCACCGTCGACATCGATGCCTGTTCCCTCGCACCGCTCGACCAATCGAAAGAAGTGGATGAGCTTGCCGGACGGGGCTCCCCACTCCACCGCAAATACGGCATCTACATCCAGCAAGTGAACATCGTCAGCCCGCCTTGCGATCACACGGAGCGGCTCATCCCGATCGAGGCCCCGACGCTCCAGAAACTCAAACTCTTCGTCCTCGAAGCGCACGATCTGGCTCTTTCGAAACTGGAACGCAACAGCCAGACCGATCGCGAAGACGTGCGCTATCTGGTCGAAAGAGGGCTTCTCGATTCGCACACTCTGCAATTGCGCTACTACGAGGAACAGCGCAGCTACCTGATTGGCGACCTCCGGCGATTCGATCGAGCTTTCGATTTCTGGCTGCAACTCTACTGGCCGGAAGAGTTTCCCAGCTAG
- a CDS encoding RES family NAD+ phosphorylase translates to MPPSEELAPAILEARRNGRYTPWRAVEAQHVVSTLRLTNNDPVRQDLLERILEETKPPAPPATTGLHYLLATPFRYPPSPYGSRFRAFPDPGVLYGAAERRTACAEMGYWRWRFTQQSAGLAEIPAAPQTVFRFGVAGRTINLQTPPLTQWAETWLQTENYADTQSLARLARELDIQVIRYRSVRDPIRATNYAVLDPMALRPQSPLERETWYLTITQTGAIWQREHERFVFEF, encoded by the coding sequence GTGCCCCCATCTGAGGAACTCGCCCCCGCCATTCTGGAAGCCCGCCGCAACGGTCGCTATACCCCGTGGCGCGCCGTTGAAGCCCAGCACGTTGTCTCGACGCTACGCCTCACCAACAACGATCCCGTGCGTCAGGATTTGCTCGAGCGCATCCTCGAAGAAACGAAGCCACCGGCCCCGCCAGCGACTACGGGACTGCATTATCTTCTGGCGACGCCGTTCCGCTACCCACCCTCACCCTATGGATCGCGCTTCCGCGCCTTCCCTGACCCGGGCGTGCTCTACGGAGCCGCTGAACGCCGCACGGCGTGTGCAGAAATGGGCTATTGGCGCTGGCGCTTCACGCAGCAAAGCGCCGGATTGGCGGAGATCCCTGCCGCCCCGCAAACCGTGTTTCGCTTCGGGGTCGCTGGCCGCACTATCAATCTCCAGACACCGCCGCTCACCCAATGGGCAGAGACTTGGCTGCAGACAGAGAACTACGCCGATACGCAGTCCCTCGCTCGGCTGGCGAGAGAACTGGACATCCAGGTCATCCGCTACCGGTCTGTACGCGACCCGATCCGGGCAACCAACTACGCCGTCCTCGACCCCATGGCTCTACGTCCGCAAAGCCCGCTCGAGCGCGAAACCTGGTATCTGACAATCACTCAAACAGGAGCCATCTGGCAACGGGAACACGAACGCTTCGTCTTCGAGTTTTAA
- a CDS encoding PA14 domain-containing protein — protein sequence MWILPVLLLALAQEQPEVTFGTTVVSSSGFEGKIYFIKKYPKEMPKLEKMKPKGSIYADALNVPPQDFAKGFPGITDRNEWFAIDYGGRFWVETEGEYRFRLLSDDGARLYLDGQLVIDNDGMHPAEEMSGSAVLSRGIHTIRVPYFQGPRFAVALVLQVARPGRDFQVFRMSEFQPAEDTADLVTGVVRSVKPGIRVKTDN from the coding sequence ATGTGGATACTGCCAGTCCTGTTGTTGGCGCTTGCGCAAGAGCAGCCAGAAGTCACCTTTGGGACGACTGTGGTGAGTTCTTCGGGATTCGAAGGGAAGATCTACTTCATCAAGAAGTACCCGAAGGAGATGCCGAAGCTCGAGAAGATGAAGCCGAAGGGGAGCATTTATGCGGATGCATTGAATGTTCCGCCGCAGGACTTTGCGAAGGGGTTTCCGGGGATTACGGACCGCAATGAGTGGTTCGCGATCGACTACGGCGGACGCTTCTGGGTGGAGACGGAAGGGGAGTATCGATTCCGATTGTTGTCGGACGATGGGGCGCGGCTCTATCTGGACGGGCAACTGGTGATCGATAACGATGGGATGCATCCGGCGGAAGAAATGAGCGGCAGTGCGGTGTTGAGCCGGGGCATCCATACGATTCGGGTGCCCTATTTCCAGGGGCCGCGATTTGCGGTGGCCCTGGTGCTGCAGGTGGCGCGTCCGGGACGGGATTTCCAGGTCTTCCGGATGAGTGAATTCCAACCTGCCGAAGACACTGCCGATTTGGTGACGGGCGTGGTGCGGAGCGTGAAGCCGGGGATTCGCGTCAAAACTGACAATTGA
- the aat gene encoding leucyl/phenylalanyl-tRNA--protein transferase produces MDVIRVTDRLDPHEVLEGYRKGVFPMGYLDAPVISWHLPEHRGILPIGQFHTSRSLAHTLKRARFTVTFDTAFEQVMRACAARGEGRPKDTWITERIIAVYADLHRKGHAHSVEVWVDGKLAGGTYGIHLGSAFFAESKFHTVRDMSKVALACLVQHLQAKGFTLLDVQYWTEHLSQFGVIEVSRNQYYGQLREALRLNCQF; encoded by the coding sequence GTGGATGTAATTCGTGTGACCGATCGGCTCGATCCCCACGAGGTTCTTGAAGGTTATCGCAAAGGCGTGTTCCCCATGGGCTATCTGGATGCACCCGTGATCTCTTGGCACTTGCCGGAGCATCGCGGCATTCTGCCCATTGGGCAATTCCATACTTCGCGCAGCCTCGCACACACACTCAAGCGGGCCCGGTTTACGGTCACCTTCGACACCGCCTTTGAACAGGTGATGCGGGCTTGCGCCGCCCGCGGCGAAGGCAGGCCCAAGGACACCTGGATCACCGAACGGATCATTGCCGTCTACGCTGACCTGCATCGCAAAGGCCACGCGCATTCCGTCGAAGTCTGGGTTGATGGCAAGCTGGCCGGCGGCACTTATGGCATCCACCTGGGGAGCGCCTTCTTTGCCGAATCGAAGTTCCACACGGTGCGCGACATGTCGAAGGTTGCGCTCGCCTGTCTGGTCCAGCACCTCCAGGCAAAAGGTTTTACGCTGCTTGACGTGCAGTACTGGACGGAACACCTCTCCCAATTCGGCGTGATCGAGGTCAGCCGCAACCAATACTACGGGCAGTTGCGCGAGGCGCTCCGCCTCAATTGTCAGTTTTGA
- a CDS encoding DNA translocase FtsK, translating to MKLLGPTAHKRLNEALAFVFLFFGLAIMLSLISYSAYDPSWNTATSVVKPSNLVGRFGSHLSDVCFQIFGLSSFVIPALILLLAWKWMQSKPIEAAWVKVTGAVLFVLGACTSFSLAPGARAFSGSIQAGGLFGTILADLMVHYFNFTGAALLTAAVLVVSLYLISTFSVAILLQWWAIPQAIFRSIGAFFAKFKLPSFQFSLPKRKPAKAKSAKADADEVPSLLQRRRTAPRLTEDEGGEVPPWETQTVSASVPSFDSEDNEPQQMPRPSADDDYIPIKTLEDAPPPPPAPTPASSNVAVAPTRTRSREGVPNLYKLPPTGILNEPQARSIFDSQELRETASRIKERFEEFGVLGNVTQINPGPVVTTFEFKPEAGIKYSKITNLTEDLCLGLQAESILIERIPGKPTIGIEVPNRNSEVIALREVIEGEDFQGNSSRLTMSLGKDINGRIKIFTLDTMPHLLVAGSTGSGKSVMLNSMIMSVLYKSTPDEVRMIMIDPKRVELGIYEDIPHLLTPVITDPRKASNALRNAVLEMERRYKLLASRGVRNIDQFNRKMRQLANEPRNLFDEDANPEGMLEEDVRPLPYILIIIDELADLMMLERNNVETSVARLAQMARAVGMHLVLATQRPSVDVITGVIKANFPARISFRVATRVDSRTILDTMGAEHLLGKGDMLFLPPASSRLHRVHGAYVGEQEINSVVEFWKRQAKPEYDQTFLIAPPSEETEDSNDEDAPEGDADPLYGDAVKVICEMGKASTSILQRRLRLGYGRAARMLDRMQKEGIIGPPDGSRPREVLKTPDWLHRDMSLEAVEEED from the coding sequence ATGAAGCTTTTAGGTCCAACCGCTCACAAGCGCCTCAACGAGGCGCTCGCGTTCGTGTTCCTGTTTTTTGGCTTGGCCATCATGCTGAGCCTGATCTCTTACTCGGCCTACGATCCGAGTTGGAACACCGCCACCTCCGTCGTCAAACCCTCCAACCTCGTCGGCCGCTTCGGTTCCCATCTCAGCGATGTTTGTTTCCAGATCTTTGGTCTCTCCAGCTTTGTGATCCCCGCGTTGATTCTGCTGCTCGCCTGGAAGTGGATGCAATCAAAGCCAATTGAAGCAGCCTGGGTCAAGGTGACAGGCGCCGTTCTCTTTGTCCTCGGGGCCTGCACCAGCTTCTCGCTCGCTCCCGGCGCGCGTGCCTTTTCCGGTTCGATTCAGGCAGGCGGGCTCTTCGGCACCATCCTCGCGGACCTGATGGTCCACTACTTCAACTTCACCGGAGCCGCCCTGCTCACCGCTGCCGTGCTCGTCGTCTCGTTGTATCTGATTTCCACCTTCTCTGTCGCAATCCTGCTGCAGTGGTGGGCCATCCCGCAAGCGATCTTCCGCTCAATTGGCGCATTCTTTGCAAAGTTCAAACTGCCGAGCTTCCAGTTCAGCCTGCCCAAGCGCAAGCCGGCCAAGGCCAAATCCGCCAAGGCCGACGCGGACGAAGTGCCGTCCCTCCTCCAACGCCGCCGCACGGCACCGCGCCTGACGGAAGACGAAGGCGGCGAGGTCCCCCCTTGGGAGACCCAGACCGTCAGTGCCTCGGTCCCCTCCTTTGATTCCGAGGACAATGAGCCGCAGCAGATGCCACGCCCATCCGCGGACGACGATTACATTCCGATCAAGACTCTCGAGGATGCACCTCCCCCACCGCCCGCTCCCACGCCGGCCAGCAGCAACGTCGCCGTAGCTCCAACGCGAACCCGCTCGCGGGAAGGTGTCCCGAATCTCTATAAGCTGCCCCCCACCGGCATCCTCAACGAGCCGCAGGCCCGCAGCATCTTCGATTCGCAAGAGCTGCGCGAGACGGCATCCCGCATCAAAGAACGCTTTGAGGAATTCGGCGTGCTCGGCAACGTCACCCAGATCAACCCCGGCCCGGTCGTCACCACTTTCGAATTCAAACCCGAGGCCGGCATCAAGTACTCGAAGATTACGAACCTCACGGAAGATCTCTGCCTCGGCCTGCAGGCCGAATCGATCCTCATCGAGCGCATCCCCGGCAAGCCGACCATCGGCATCGAAGTCCCCAATCGCAACAGCGAAGTGATTGCCCTGCGCGAGGTGATCGAAGGCGAAGACTTCCAGGGCAACAGCTCGCGGCTCACCATGTCGCTCGGCAAGGACATCAACGGCCGCATCAAGATCTTCACGCTCGACACGATGCCGCACTTGCTGGTAGCCGGTTCCACCGGCTCGGGCAAGTCCGTCATGTTGAACTCGATGATCATGAGCGTGCTGTACAAGTCGACGCCCGACGAGGTGCGCATGATCATGATCGATCCCAAGCGCGTCGAACTCGGCATTTATGAGGACATTCCGCATCTGCTCACGCCGGTGATCACCGATCCGCGCAAGGCCTCGAACGCGCTCCGCAATGCCGTACTCGAGATGGAGCGCCGCTATAAGCTGCTCGCCTCGCGCGGCGTCCGTAACATCGACCAGTTCAATCGCAAAATGCGCCAGCTCGCCAACGAGCCCCGCAATCTCTTTGACGAGGATGCAAACCCCGAGGGCATGCTCGAAGAGGATGTCCGGCCGCTCCCCTACATCCTGATCATCATCGACGAGTTGGCCGACCTCATGATGCTCGAGCGCAACAACGTCGAAACCTCGGTCGCCCGCCTCGCGCAGATGGCCCGCGCCGTCGGCATGCACCTGGTGCTGGCCACCCAGCGCCCCAGCGTCGACGTCATCACCGGCGTCATCAAGGCGAATTTCCCGGCCCGCATCAGCTTCCGCGTCGCCACCCGTGTCGACTCGCGCACCATTCTCGACACCATGGGCGCCGAGCACCTGCTCGGCAAGGGCGACATGCTGTTTCTGCCGCCCGCCTCCTCCCGGCTGCACCGCGTCCACGGAGCCTATGTCGGCGAACAGGAGATCAACTCGGTGGTCGAGTTCTGGAAGCGCCAAGCCAAGCCCGAATACGACCAGACCTTCCTCATCGCGCCGCCGAGCGAGGAGACCGAAGACTCCAACGACGAGGACGCCCCCGAGGGCGACGCCGATCCGCTCTACGGAGATGCCGTCAAGGTCATCTGCGAAATGGGTAAAGCCTCGACGTCAATCCTGCAGCGCCGTCTACGCCTCGGCTACGGCCGTGCCGCACGTATGCTCGACCGGATGCAGAAAGAGGGCATCATCGGTCCTCCCGATGGTTCCCGGCCTCGCGAGGTTCTCAAAACCCCCGATTGGCTGCATCGCGACATGAGTCTCGAAGCGGTCGAAGAAGAAGACTAA
- a CDS encoding Gfo/Idh/MocA family protein, with protein MASKIRWGVLGNAKIAREKVIPGMQKGELSVVTAIASREPEKVKEIAERLDIPTVYGSYEALLADPNVDAIYNPLPNDLHVPWSIRAAEAGKHVLCEKPIGLSVAEAEQLIAARDRYKVKVGEAFMAKTHPQWVRSLELVKNGDLGELRAMIGIFSYFNRDAANIRNSVEKGGGALMDIGCYPVTLSRMIFEGEPLRVASCIERDPDFGVDRLTSAILEYRQGQCVFSCGTQMAPYQRITILGTKAKIEIEIPFNAPPDKPTRLIFDGTRVEEFPICDQYTIQGDLFSEAIQKNGPVPVGLEDSLANMKAIEAIFRGGTSGKWEAVAG; from the coding sequence ATGGCATCGAAGATTCGTTGGGGCGTTTTGGGCAACGCGAAGATTGCGCGCGAGAAGGTGATTCCGGGCATGCAGAAGGGCGAGCTGTCTGTGGTGACTGCGATTGCGTCGCGCGAACCGGAGAAGGTGAAGGAGATTGCGGAGCGCCTCGATATCCCGACAGTCTATGGCAGTTATGAAGCACTCTTGGCCGATCCGAATGTGGACGCGATTTACAATCCACTGCCAAACGATCTGCATGTGCCGTGGTCGATCCGCGCCGCGGAGGCCGGCAAGCATGTGCTGTGTGAGAAGCCGATTGGGCTGAGCGTCGCTGAGGCAGAACAACTGATTGCCGCGCGCGATCGCTATAAGGTGAAGGTGGGCGAGGCTTTCATGGCGAAGACGCATCCGCAATGGGTTCGTTCTCTCGAACTGGTGAAGAATGGCGATCTGGGCGAACTGCGCGCGATGATTGGGATTTTCAGCTACTTCAATCGCGATGCGGCGAATATTCGGAACAGCGTCGAGAAGGGCGGCGGCGCGTTGATGGACATCGGTTGTTATCCGGTGACGCTGTCGCGGATGATCTTCGAGGGGGAGCCGCTGCGGGTGGCCAGCTGCATTGAGCGCGATCCGGACTTTGGGGTCGATCGGCTGACGAGCGCGATTCTGGAGTATCGGCAGGGGCAGTGTGTCTTTAGCTGCGGGACGCAGATGGCGCCGTATCAGCGGATCACGATCCTCGGGACGAAAGCGAAGATTGAGATCGAGATTCCGTTCAACGCGCCGCCAGACAAGCCGACGCGTTTGATTTTCGATGGGACGCGGGTGGAAGAGTTTCCAATTTGCGATCAGTACACGATCCAGGGGGATCTGTTCAGCGAGGCGATCCAGAAGAATGGGCCGGTGCCGGTGGGATTAGAAGATTCGCTGGCGAACATGAAAGCGATCGAGGCAATTTTCCGGGGTGGGACGAGTGGGAAGTGGGAGGCGGTTGCGGGATAA
- a CDS encoding antitoxin Xre-like helix-turn-helix domain-containing protein produces MILAGEFSIGNPKMQRAGESTQSEAARETLTHAVLKAATLLQVSQSDLAQILGISPASISRMGNGRYRLDPASKEWQLGALFVRLFRSLDSITGGNDELSRRWLHSENQALQAVPASLLADIPSFVRVVQYLDSSRAPI; encoded by the coding sequence ATGATTCTTGCAGGAGAGTTCAGCATCGGAAACCCTAAAATGCAGCGTGCAGGAGAGAGCACGCAGTCGGAGGCGGCACGCGAAACTCTCACCCACGCCGTCCTCAAAGCGGCTACGCTATTGCAGGTCTCGCAATCCGACCTCGCTCAGATTCTCGGCATCAGCCCGGCGAGCATTTCGCGCATGGGGAATGGCCGCTATCGCCTCGACCCCGCATCGAAGGAATGGCAGCTCGGAGCGCTCTTCGTGAGACTCTTCCGTTCCCTCGATTCGATTACCGGGGGCAACGACGAACTCTCCCGCCGCTGGCTGCATAGCGAGAATCAAGCCCTTCAGGCCGTTCCAGCCAGTCTGCTCGCCGACATCCCGTCCTTCGTCCGCGTGGTGCAGTATCTGGACTCCTCCCGTGCCCCCATCTGA
- a CDS encoding helix-turn-helix domain-containing protein, with the protein MLSVHRHQQDLNQQTYAALLGVSQPYLSQLESGQRPLNAKLQAKLSSAFGHKPATLPLVLSDTGLDEGTLAATLAALGYPGFVHLEKGSKLNPAVVVLECLRHAQLGTRLVEALPWLLLHFETLPQTWLVNEAKLRNLQNHLGYLTALALELEAKPHLATMLAQLEPARLAAEQTLCSNGMPKLERDWLRDSRAPLAAHWNLLTDLQSDRVRRWLTPHAAH; encoded by the coding sequence ATGCTCTCCGTCCACCGACACCAGCAGGACCTGAACCAGCAGACTTACGCGGCGCTCCTCGGCGTCTCGCAACCCTATCTGTCCCAATTGGAATCCGGTCAGCGCCCGCTGAACGCCAAGCTCCAGGCGAAGCTCTCCTCCGCCTTCGGCCACAAGCCGGCCACGCTGCCGCTGGTGCTTTCAGACACAGGCCTCGACGAAGGTACGCTCGCCGCCACCCTCGCGGCGCTCGGCTATCCCGGATTCGTCCATCTCGAAAAGGGCTCGAAGCTGAATCCAGCCGTGGTCGTCCTCGAATGCCTGCGCCACGCCCAACTCGGCACCCGCCTCGTCGAGGCGCTGCCCTGGCTGCTGCTCCATTTCGAAACGCTCCCTCAGACCTGGCTGGTGAATGAGGCGAAGCTCCGCAACCTGCAGAACCACCTCGGCTATCTCACAGCTCTCGCATTGGAACTCGAAGCCAAACCCCATCTGGCGACGATGCTGGCCCAACTGGAACCCGCCCGTCTCGCCGCCGAGCAGACGCTTTGCAGCAATGGCATGCCAAAGCTCGAGCGGGATTGGCTCCGGGACAGCCGAGCCCCGCTGGCCGCACACTGGAATCTCTTGACCGATCTCCAGTCCGACCGGGTCAGGCGCTGGCTGACGCCCCATGCAGCTCACTGA